CCGGGATACTCTTCCCGCGATTCAACAGCCAGCACGAAAACGCCGTCATCAAGATCGCCAAAGTAGGCGGCCTTGCTAAAGGTCAAAGAATCCGTCAGGGTTGCAGTCAAACCCTGTCCCAACAGCATACCGGCCTCTTCACCGGCCTGCCGTAGAGCGGTCTCCAGCATTTCGTGCAGCTTTACATAACCATCCATCAGGGGCTCGCGGGAGATACAGAGTGAGCTGCACGGGGTGCACCTTCGCACCCCGTACTAGCTAAATCGGGGGATTACTCTTCTTTCTTGAGGGTCAGACCAACCAGGAAGCGTTCACTGGCATCAACATTGAACGGAATTACCACACAATCGATGTCCGAAAGCGAGTTAACCGTGTAATCTTCGCCAGCAATCACCGTCGGAATGGAGAGTTTGACATCAAGCCCACCTTTGGAAAGAATCATTTTGACACTGCCACCCAGCATATTGGCAATCTCACCAATGGCGTCATTCAGGTCTTCTCCCCCCTCTTCAACCTCGCTCTCATCCATCCCCAGCATGGCGCCGGTGATTTTCTTC
Above is a window of Trichlorobacter lovleyi SZ DNA encoding:
- a CDS encoding chemotaxis protein CheX, producing MSLNAEIADSLKFSEQQLSEYIINATREVFSTMVMMEPADDFPLKEPITHFKCSITGMVGFAGTYSGVISMHCPMHLAKKITGAMLGMDESEVEEGGEDLNDAIGEIANMLGGSVKMILSKGGLDVKLSIPTVIAGEDYTVNSLSDIDCVVIPFNVDASERFLVGLTLKKEE